The following are encoded in a window of Hemicordylus capensis ecotype Gifberg chromosome 12, rHemCap1.1.pri, whole genome shotgun sequence genomic DNA:
- the LOC128336088 gene encoding LYR motif-containing protein 9-like has product MMAPLPGAEFVKRPWQLYRYLLRCCKELPGQNVQEHYRHAIRQSFKVHADEDDPARIRQIIQRAIEDADWVMGKYKKQK; this is encoded by the exons ATGATGGCTCCCCTCCCTGGGGCGGAATTTGTCAAAAGGCCCTGGCAACTTTATCGCTACTTACTCCGTTGCTGCAAGGAGCTGCCCGGACAGAATGTCCAAGAGCACTACAGACATGCCATCCGGCAG AGTTTCAAAGTTCACGCTGATGAGGACGACCCTGCCAGGATCCGGCAGATTATCCAGAGAGCGATTGAAGACGCCGACTGGGTGATGGGAAAG TATAAAAAACAGAAGTAG